One region of Streptococcus parasanguinis genomic DNA includes:
- a CDS encoding amino acid ABC transporter permease — protein sequence MFTTNLLTANWYADFLKHVPDSKLFSLRAVLDAFPAVIGKLPVTILLALGGAFFGIIFAMIFALVKINRVRILYPIQAVFVSFLRGTPLLVQLMLTYYGIPLILKAINQSYGTAFNINAIPAELFAIVALAFNEAAYASETIRAAILSVDPGEIEAARSLGMTNRQVYRRIIIPNAAVVATPTLINSLIGLTKGTSLAFSASVVEIFAQARIIGGSDLKYFERFITVSIVYWIVNILIEILGRHIERRLDIETPVAIDLPDQEVRI from the coding sequence ATGTTTACAACTAATCTTTTAACTGCCAACTGGTATGCTGACTTTTTAAAACACGTTCCAGATAGCAAGCTGTTTAGTTTGAGAGCCGTATTGGATGCATTTCCGGCTGTCATAGGGAAATTGCCTGTGACGATTTTATTAGCCCTAGGAGGCGCATTTTTTGGGATTATTTTTGCCATGATTTTTGCTCTGGTCAAAATTAATCGTGTACGAATTCTTTACCCGATTCAAGCTGTTTTTGTCAGTTTTTTACGGGGGACTCCTTTGTTGGTTCAGTTGATGTTGACCTATTATGGGATTCCTCTTATTTTAAAAGCGATCAATCAGTCTTATGGAACAGCTTTTAATATTAATGCCATTCCAGCTGAGTTATTTGCAATTGTAGCTCTTGCCTTTAATGAGGCAGCTTATGCGAGTGAGACCATCCGGGCAGCCATTTTATCGGTTGATCCTGGTGAAATTGAGGCAGCGCGTAGTCTTGGAATGACCAACCGTCAAGTTTATCGCCGGATTATTATTCCCAATGCAGCAGTCGTTGCAACTCCAACCTTAATCAATTCTCTCATTGGCTTGACCAAGGGGACCTCGCTAGCCTTTAGTGCCAGTGTAGTTGAAATTTTTGCTCAAGCACGGATTATTGGGGGGAGCGATTTGAAGTACTTTGAACGCTTTATCACGGTATCGATTGTTTACTGGATTGTGAATATTCTCATTGAAATACTAGGCCGTCACATTGAACGTCGACTGGATATTGAGACTCCCGTAGCAATTGATTTACCAGATCAGGAGGTCCGGATCTAA
- a CDS encoding amino acid ABC transporter ATP-binding protein has translation MIYISELSKTFSGQKVLNNLSLEIQKGEVVALIGSSGAGKSTFLRSLNYLEAPDSGRIKIDDFEVDFEHISQDQILTLRRKLAMVFQQFNLFGRKTALENVKEGLIVVKGLSDQEAMKIAREELAKVGLSDRENHYPRHLSGGQKQRVALARALAMKPEVLLLDEPTSALDPELVGEVEKSIANAAKSGQTMVLVSHDMSFVAQVADKVLFLDKGRIIESGTPEEIMQHPKEERTKEFFASYKRTYV, from the coding sequence ATGATTTATATTTCAGAATTATCAAAGACATTTTCAGGTCAAAAGGTTTTAAATAATCTAAGTTTGGAAATTCAAAAAGGGGAAGTCGTGGCCTTAATCGGGTCTTCGGGAGCTGGTAAATCAACCTTCTTACGCAGTTTAAACTATTTGGAAGCACCAGATAGCGGTAGAATTAAGATTGATGATTTCGAGGTTGATTTTGAGCACATTAGCCAAGATCAAATCTTAACCTTAAGAAGAAAATTGGCCATGGTGTTCCAACAGTTTAATTTGTTTGGTAGAAAAACAGCCCTTGAAAATGTGAAAGAAGGGCTCATTGTTGTGAAGGGCTTATCCGATCAAGAAGCAATGAAAATTGCTCGAGAAGAACTAGCAAAAGTCGGTTTATCGGATCGTGAAAATCATTATCCTCGTCACCTCTCAGGTGGACAAAAACAACGGGTGGCTTTGGCCCGTGCTTTGGCCATGAAACCAGAAGTTCTTTTGCTGGATGAACCGACTTCAGCCTTGGATCCAGAATTGGTTGGAGAAGTTGAAAAATCCATTGCCAATGCGGCAAAATCAGGACAAACCATGGTACTGGTCAGCCATGATATGTCTTTTGTAGCGCAAGTAGCAGATAAGGTCTTATTTTTGGATAAAGGACGGATTATTGAATCTGGAACACCAGAGGAAATCATGCAACATCCAAAAGAAGAACGGACAAAAGAATTCTTTGCTAGTTACAAACGGACCTATGTTTGA
- a CDS encoding DUF4059 family protein — protein sequence MLNKLLSLYLQSLVTTTILVGIASCIWIGYRALKKKDKTAKQRQAHLYDILLIDIMTIPILTFAVIGILFIFQAR from the coding sequence ATGTTAAATAAATTATTGTCCTTATATTTACAAAGTTTAGTGACGACAACGATTTTAGTTGGGATCGCTTCTTGTATTTGGATTGGCTACCGTGCCCTTAAGAAGAAAGATAAAACAGCCAAGCAACGTCAAGCCCATTTGTATGATATCCTCTTAATTGATATCATGACGATTCCTATTTTAACCTTTGCGGTCATAGGGATTTTGTTTATCTTTCAAGCACGATAA
- the trxB gene encoding thioredoxin-disulfide reductase, whose protein sequence is MFDTVIIGAGPAGMTAALYAARSNLKVALIERGIPGGQMNNTSDIENYPGYANISGPDLAEKMFEPLENLGVEHLFGQVERIEDHGATKKIVTDDGEFEAKTVVIATGSNHRSLNVLGEEELNSRGVSYCAVCDGAFFRDEDLLVVGGGDSAVEEAVFLTQFAKTVTIAHRRDQLRAQKVLQDRAFANDKIHFAWNTVVEEIKGEQKVTSVLLKDVKTGEVREQAFGGVFIYVGLDPVSDFATELGILDENGWVITDDHMRTTVPGVFAVGDVRQKDLRQVTTAVGDGAIAGQEVYKYITENF, encoded by the coding sequence ATGTTTGATACAGTGATTATTGGAGCAGGTCCTGCAGGGATGACTGCTGCCCTTTATGCAGCACGAAGCAATTTAAAAGTCGCATTGATTGAGAGAGGAATTCCAGGCGGTCAAATGAACAATACGTCTGACATTGAAAACTATCCTGGCTATGCGAATATTAGTGGCCCAGACTTGGCTGAAAAAATGTTTGAGCCTTTAGAAAATCTTGGTGTGGAACATTTGTTTGGTCAGGTAGAGCGCATCGAAGACCACGGAGCAACCAAAAAGATTGTCACAGATGATGGGGAATTTGAAGCTAAAACCGTTGTGATTGCCACAGGGTCTAACCACCGTTCATTGAATGTCCTTGGTGAAGAAGAGCTGAATAGTAGAGGGGTTTCCTACTGTGCTGTTTGTGATGGAGCTTTCTTTAGAGATGAGGATCTTCTAGTCGTTGGTGGTGGCGATTCTGCGGTAGAAGAAGCTGTCTTTTTGACTCAGTTTGCAAAAACAGTGACCATTGCCCATCGTCGTGATCAATTGCGTGCCCAAAAAGTTCTTCAAGATCGTGCCTTTGCCAATGATAAAATTCACTTTGCTTGGAATACGGTTGTTGAAGAAATTAAGGGTGAACAAAAAGTAACGTCTGTCCTTTTAAAAGATGTGAAGACAGGAGAGGTTAGAGAGCAAGCCTTCGGTGGTGTCTTTATCTATGTTGGTTTAGATCCTGTCAGTGATTTTGCGACAGAACTTGGTATTTTAGATGAAAATGGCTGGGTGATCACGGATGATCATATGAGAACCACAGTCCCAGGTGTTTTTGCAGTTGGCGATGTTCGTCAAAAAGATCTACGTCAAGTGACGACAGCCGTCGGAGACGGTGCGATTGCTGGCCAAGAAGTTTATAAATATATCACAGAAAACTTTTAA
- a CDS encoding nicotinate phosphoribosyltransferase yields MYPDDSLTLHTDLYQINMMQVYFDQGIHNKHAVFEVYFRQQPFKNGYAVFAGLERIVKYLENLSFSESDIAYLESLGYHGAFLEYLRDLKLELTVRSAQEGDLVFANEPIVQVEGPLAQCQLVETALLNIVNFQTLIATKAARIRSVIEDEPLMEFGTRRAQEMDAAIWGTRAAVIGGANGTSNVRAGKLFGIPVLGTHAHSLVQVYGNDYQAFKAYAETHKDCVFLVDTYDTLRIGVPAAIQVAREMGDKINFLGVRIDSGDIAYISKKVRQQLDEAGFTNAKIYASNDLDENTILNLKMQKAKIDVWGVGTKLITAYDQPALGAVYKIVSVENEAGEMINTIKLSNNAEKVSTPGKKQVWRITSREKGKSEGDYITYDGVDVSQLTELKMFHPTYTYINKTVQNFEAIPLLVDIFKEGQLVYQLPTLSEIQEYARKNYDQLWDEYKRVLNPQHYPVDLAKDIWQDKMDLIEEMRNKANGEGEAK; encoded by the coding sequence ATGTATCCGGATGACAGTTTAACCTTGCATACTGATTTATACCAAATCAACATGATGCAAGTCTATTTTGATCAAGGTATCCACAATAAACATGCCGTATTTGAAGTCTATTTTCGTCAACAGCCTTTTAAAAACGGCTACGCAGTATTTGCTGGTTTAGAAAGAATTGTGAAATACTTGGAAAACTTGAGTTTTTCTGAGAGCGATATTGCCTATTTAGAGTCACTTGGTTATCATGGGGCCTTCTTGGAATATCTTCGTGATCTCAAGTTGGAATTGACGGTACGTTCTGCTCAAGAAGGAGATTTAGTCTTTGCCAATGAACCAATTGTTCAGGTAGAGGGTCCTCTGGCTCAGTGTCAATTGGTGGAAACAGCCCTTTTGAATATCGTCAACTTTCAAACCTTGATAGCAACAAAAGCTGCTCGTATTCGTTCAGTCATTGAAGATGAGCCTTTGATGGAATTTGGAACACGTCGTGCGCAAGAAATGGATGCTGCCATTTGGGGAACTCGTGCAGCAGTCATCGGAGGTGCCAATGGAACTAGTAATGTTCGTGCAGGAAAACTCTTTGGAATCCCAGTTTTAGGAACTCATGCCCATTCTCTTGTACAGGTTTATGGAAATGACTACCAGGCCTTTAAGGCTTATGCGGAAACCCATAAAGATTGTGTCTTCCTCGTCGATACCTATGATACGCTTCGTATTGGAGTCCCTGCAGCTATTCAGGTAGCGCGTGAAATGGGAGATAAAATCAATTTCCTAGGCGTCCGGATTGACTCAGGAGATATTGCTTATATTTCTAAAAAGGTTCGCCAGCAATTAGATGAGGCTGGTTTTACAAATGCTAAAATCTACGCTTCTAATGACTTGGATGAAAATACCATCCTCAACTTAAAAATGCAAAAAGCAAAAATTGATGTTTGGGGTGTAGGAACCAAGTTAATTACAGCTTACGATCAACCAGCGCTTGGAGCGGTATACAAAATTGTCTCTGTTGAAAACGAAGCAGGAGAGATGATCAATACCATCAAGCTTTCCAATAATGCGGAGAAAGTTTCTACTCCAGGTAAAAAGCAAGTCTGGCGGATTACCAGCCGTGAAAAAGGTAAATCAGAAGGGGACTACATCACTTATGATGGAGTAGATGTTTCACAACTGACTGAACTTAAAATGTTCCATCCGACTTATACCTACATCAATAAAACGGTCCAAAACTTTGAGGCCATTCCTCTTTTAGTGGATATTTTTAAAGAGGGTCAATTGGTTTATCAACTGCCAACATTATCAGAAATTCAAGAATATGCTCGTAAAAATTACGATCAATTATGGGATGAATACAAGCGCGTCCTCAATCCACAGCATTACCCAGTTGACTTGGCCAAAGATATTTGGCAGGATAAGATGGATCTGATCGAGGAAATGCGTAACAAGGCCAATGGAGAAGGAGAAGCAAAATGA
- the nadE gene encoding ammonia-dependent NAD(+) synthetase: MSLQEEIIQQLGVKSSIDPQEEIRRSVDFLKRYLKKHPFLKTFVLGISGGQDSTLAGRLAQLAMEEMRAETGDASYQFIAVRLPYGVQADEADAQKALAFIQPDVSLVVNIKESADEMVRAVEATGTEVSDFNKGNIKARSRMIAQYALAGARSGAVIGTDHAAENITGFFTKFGDGGADILPLFRLNKRQGKQLLKALGADPALYEKIPTADLEEEKPGIADEVALGVTYNEIDDYLEGKQVSPEAQATIEKWWYKGQHKRHLPITVFDHFWE; the protein is encoded by the coding sequence ATGAGTTTGCAAGAAGAGATTATCCAACAATTGGGTGTCAAGTCTAGCATTGATCCTCAGGAAGAGATTCGCCGCTCGGTTGATTTCTTAAAAAGATATCTAAAAAAACATCCCTTCTTGAAAACATTTGTATTAGGGATCTCAGGAGGACAAGATTCAACGCTTGCTGGACGATTAGCTCAATTAGCCATGGAAGAAATGCGCGCAGAAACAGGAGATGCCTCCTATCAATTTATTGCCGTTCGTCTTCCTTATGGGGTACAGGCAGATGAAGCAGATGCACAAAAAGCTTTGGCCTTTATCCAGCCGGATGTTAGCCTGGTTGTGAATATCAAGGAGTCTGCTGACGAAATGGTACGAGCAGTAGAGGCGACTGGAACAGAGGTTTCTGATTTTAACAAAGGCAATATTAAGGCTCGCAGTCGTATGATTGCTCAATATGCTCTAGCTGGAGCACGTAGCGGAGCGGTGATTGGGACGGATCATGCTGCAGAAAATATTACTGGCTTCTTTACAAAGTTTGGAGATGGTGGTGCAGATATTTTGCCCCTTTTCCGTTTGAATAAACGCCAAGGAAAACAATTGCTTAAGGCCTTAGGAGCCGATCCTGCTCTTTATGAGAAAATCCCAACAGCAGATTTGGAAGAAGAAAAACCAGGAATAGCAGATGAAGTAGCACTGGGTGTCACCTATAATGAAATTGATGATTACCTAGAAGGCAAACAAGTGAGTCCAGAAGCTCAAGCCACTATTGAAAAATGGTGGTACAAAGGCCAACACAAACGCCACTTGCCAATCACAGTATTTGATCATTTTTGGGAGTAA
- a CDS encoding GNAT family N-acetyltransferase: MKHLGSLVIETERLYMRPFVLEDASAMFENWASDPETLKYVTWDAHASSERTRESIKRWIEQYRKSDTYKWAICLKTSPDQVIGDISVVSQDPESQSCELGYILGKKFWGQGFMTEAVIAVLAFLLNEVGFKEIKATYVSLNPASGKVMEKTGMQYVETIPHAIQRKGYCGDKIIYSIQNPSL; encoded by the coding sequence ATGAAGCATCTTGGAAGTCTTGTCATAGAGACGGAGCGTTTATACATGAGGCCTTTCGTTTTGGAGGATGCATCAGCGATGTTTGAAAATTGGGCTTCTGATCCTGAAACCCTGAAATATGTCACCTGGGATGCCCATGCATCTTCTGAGAGAACTAGAGAATCGATCAAAAGATGGATCGAACAGTATCGTAAATCAGATACTTATAAATGGGCGATTTGTTTGAAAACATCACCGGATCAGGTAATTGGAGATATTAGTGTGGTTTCTCAGGACCCGGAAAGTCAATCATGCGAGCTAGGTTATATCCTTGGCAAGAAATTCTGGGGGCAGGGATTCATGACAGAAGCCGTCATAGCTGTTTTGGCTTTCTTATTGAACGAAGTCGGATTTAAAGAAATCAAAGCCACTTATGTCAGTTTAAATCCTGCTTCAGGGAAAGTCATGGAAAAGACAGGAATGCAGTATGTAGAAACCATCCCTCATGCCATTCAACGCAAAGGATATTGTGGGGATAAAATCATCTATTCTATACAGAATCCCTCTCTATAG
- the pepC gene encoding aminopeptidase C: MSELTKEFTDQLYANYEANVKYAALENAVTHNGIHASLETRKSAVENTPVFSLDLTKDKVTNQKASGRCWMFAALNTFRHKMISSFQLEDFELSQAHTFFWDKYEKSNWFLEQVIATADQELTSRKVAFLLQTPQQDGGQWDMVVSLFEKYGVVPKSVYPESISSSNSRELNTYLNKLLRQDAQILRDLIHSGADSEAVASKKQALLQEIFNFLAMSLGLPPREFDFSYRDKDNQFHTESGLTPQSFYKKYVDLQLDDYVSIINAPTTDKPYGKSYTVDMLGNVVGSRPVRYLNVPMDRLKELAIAQMKAGETVWFGSDVGQVSNRKAGILATDVYDFEAGMDIHLTQDKAGRLDYAESLMTHAMVLTGVDLDEAGQPRKWKVENSWGDKVGTDGYFVASDAWMDEYTYQIVVRKEFLTADELAAYEAEPIVLAPWDPMGALAK; encoded by the coding sequence ATGTCAGAATTAACGAAAGAATTTACAGACCAGCTCTATGCTAATTATGAAGCAAATGTGAAATATGCGGCTCTTGAAAATGCTGTTACCCACAATGGGATCCATGCATCGCTTGAAACGCGCAAGAGTGCAGTAGAAAATACACCAGTTTTTTCACTTGATTTGACCAAGGATAAGGTGACAAACCAAAAAGCATCTGGACGTTGTTGGATGTTTGCGGCTTTAAATACCTTCCGTCACAAGATGATTTCAAGCTTCCAATTGGAGGATTTTGAATTGTCTCAAGCACATACTTTCTTTTGGGATAAGTATGAAAAATCAAACTGGTTTTTGGAGCAAGTGATTGCTACAGCAGATCAAGAATTGACCAGCCGTAAGGTGGCTTTTCTCCTACAAACCCCACAACAAGATGGTGGTCAATGGGATATGGTGGTATCCCTCTTTGAGAAATACGGAGTGGTTCCAAAATCAGTTTATCCGGAATCGATTTCTTCAAGTAATAGCCGGGAATTGAACACCTACCTCAATAAACTCTTGCGTCAAGATGCGCAAATCTTGCGTGACTTGATTCACTCAGGCGCAGATAGTGAGGCAGTTGCGAGCAAGAAACAAGCGTTGTTGCAAGAAATCTTTAACTTCTTGGCTATGTCTTTAGGATTGCCTCCGCGTGAATTTGACTTTTCATACCGTGATAAGGACAACCAATTCCATACCGAAAGTGGCTTAACTCCACAAAGCTTCTACAAAAAATATGTAGACCTTCAATTAGACGATTACGTCTCCATTATCAATGCCCCAACTACAGATAAGCCATATGGAAAATCTTACACCGTAGATATGCTGGGCAATGTGGTTGGTAGCCGTCCAGTCCGCTACCTAAATGTTCCAATGGATCGATTGAAAGAATTAGCTATTGCTCAAATGAAAGCAGGAGAAACTGTCTGGTTTGGTTCAGATGTAGGCCAAGTCAGCAACCGTAAAGCCGGAATCCTGGCAACAGATGTCTACGATTTTGAAGCAGGCATGGACATTCATTTGACACAAGACAAGGCGGGTCGCTTGGACTATGCAGAAAGTCTCATGACACACGCTATGGTCTTGACAGGGGTTGATTTAGACGAAGCAGGTCAGCCTCGTAAATGGAAGGTTGAAAATTCATGGGGAGACAAGGTCGGTACAGATGGTTACTTTGTGGCTTCTGATGCTTGGATGGATGAATATACCTATCAAATCGTGGTTCGTAAAGAATTCCTAACAGCAGACGAATTAGCAGCCTATGAAGCAGAACCAATTGTCCTAGCACCGTGGGATCCAATGGGAGCTTTAGCAAAATAA
- the pbp1a gene encoding penicillin-binding protein PBP1A — protein MNKQTVIQWLKYVAIAAISFFLLLFVLGGLIFSYYAMKAPTLSEKDLVATTSSKIYDNQNNLIADLGAEKRINVTANEIPTDLVNAIVAIEDHRFFNHRGVDIIRIGGSFLHNLRGGSQGGSTLTQQLIKLTYFSTSASDRTLSRKIQEAWLATQLEKKATKQEILTYYVNKVFMANGNYGMQTAAKSYYGKDLKDLSLPQLALLAGMPQAPNQYDPYSHPEAAQQRRNLVLKEMLDMKTISNKQYEAAVNTPVTDGLQSLSSSSSYPAYMDNYLKEVIEQVEEETGYNLLTTGMDVYTNVDTEAQKKLWDIYNTDEYVNYPDDELQVASTVIDVNTGKVIAQLGSRHQSSNVSFGTNQAVETNRDWGSTMKPITDYAPALEHEEYTSTAATTTDAPYNFPHSSTPVYNWDRSYYGSMSITYAIQQSRNVPAVKALEKVGLKQAKKFLNGLGIDYPEMVYANAISSNTSDSSNKYGASSEKMAAAYAAFANGGTYYKPSYVSRVVFSDGTTKEFESEGTRAMKATTAYMMTDMMKTVLLSGTGTNAAISGIYQAGKTGTSNYADNEIGKLTKNAYSNIVTPDELFVGYTPEYAMAVWTGYSNRFTPVLDNGIQVATDVYRQMMLYLANNNNSGHTDWTQPSGLYRSGSYLYLNNGKNNYNNYYYEPSYSTDQYSYEEPSSSSSNEENQSKPSEPSSQDSNNHNE, from the coding sequence ATGAATAAACAAACAGTCATTCAATGGTTGAAATATGTTGCGATCGCAGCCATTTCATTTTTCTTACTTTTATTTGTCCTTGGTGGACTGATATTTAGTTACTATGCTATGAAAGCACCAACCTTGTCTGAAAAAGATTTGGTTGCAACAACATCTAGTAAGATCTATGACAACCAAAATAACTTGATCGCAGATTTGGGGGCTGAGAAACGAATCAATGTCACAGCCAATGAAATCCCTACTGATTTGGTCAATGCTATCGTTGCGATTGAAGACCACCGTTTCTTCAATCACCGTGGGGTCGACATCATTCGGATCGGCGGTTCCTTCCTTCACAACTTACGAGGAGGAAGTCAAGGTGGGTCAACCTTGACGCAACAATTGATCAAATTAACCTATTTCTCCACTTCGGCCTCTGACCGTACCCTCTCTCGTAAGATCCAAGAAGCTTGGTTAGCAACCCAATTGGAAAAGAAAGCAACCAAACAAGAAATCTTGACCTATTACGTCAATAAAGTATTTATGGCGAATGGGAACTACGGAATGCAGACAGCTGCGAAAAGTTATTACGGAAAAGATCTAAAAGATCTTTCACTCCCTCAATTGGCACTCCTTGCAGGGATGCCCCAAGCACCAAACCAATACGATCCATACTCCCATCCTGAAGCAGCGCAACAACGCCGAAACTTAGTATTAAAAGAAATGCTCGATATGAAGACCATTTCCAACAAACAATACGAAGCAGCGGTCAATACACCTGTTACAGATGGTCTGCAAAGTCTCAGTTCTTCAAGCAGTTACCCAGCCTATATGGATAATTACCTGAAAGAAGTGATCGAGCAGGTCGAAGAAGAAACGGGCTACAATTTGCTTACAACTGGGATGGATGTCTATACTAACGTTGACACCGAAGCGCAAAAGAAATTGTGGGACATCTACAATACAGATGAATATGTCAACTATCCAGATGATGAATTGCAAGTAGCTTCAACAGTTATCGATGTTAATACTGGTAAAGTCATTGCTCAGCTGGGTTCTCGTCACCAATCCAGCAATGTTTCCTTTGGTACAAACCAAGCGGTTGAAACGAACCGTGACTGGGGTTCAACAATGAAACCAATCACAGATTACGCACCAGCTCTTGAACATGAGGAATATACCTCTACAGCAGCTACTACAACAGATGCGCCATACAACTTCCCTCATTCATCAACGCCTGTCTACAACTGGGACCGTTCATACTATGGTAGCATGTCCATTACCTACGCAATTCAACAATCTCGTAACGTGCCTGCGGTGAAGGCCCTGGAAAAAGTTGGTCTTAAACAAGCTAAGAAATTCCTCAATGGATTAGGGATCGATTACCCAGAAATGGTTTACGCCAACGCTATCTCGAGTAACACTAGCGATTCTAGCAACAAATACGGAGCCAGCAGTGAGAAAATGGCAGCTGCCTATGCTGCTTTTGCCAATGGCGGTACCTATTACAAACCATCCTATGTTAGTCGGGTTGTCTTTAGTGATGGCACAACCAAGGAATTTGAGTCCGAAGGAACTCGTGCAATGAAAGCAACAACTGCCTACATGATGACAGATATGATGAAGACAGTTCTCTTGTCTGGTACCGGTACAAATGCTGCCATTTCGGGAATCTACCAAGCTGGTAAGACAGGTACATCAAACTATGCTGATAACGAAATCGGTAAATTGACAAAAAATGCTTATTCAAATATTGTAACACCGGATGAATTGTTTGTAGGCTACACTCCTGAATATGCCATGGCAGTATGGACAGGTTATTCCAATCGCTTTACACCAGTATTGGATAATGGAATACAGGTCGCAACGGATGTCTACCGTCAAATGATGCTCTATCTTGCTAATAATAATAACTCTGGTCATACGGATTGGACGCAACCAAGTGGACTGTATCGAAGTGGTTCTTATCTCTACTTAAACAATGGTAAGAACAACTACAATAACTACTACTATGAGCCAAGTTATTCCACTGATCAGTATTCGTATGAAGAACCATCGTCTAGCTCTTCGAACGAAGAAAATCAATCTAAACCATCTGAGCCTTCTTCGCAAGACTCTAACAATCATAACGAATAA
- the recU gene encoding Holliday junction resolvase RecU has translation MVNYPHKVAKKTLVSTQRKHPVDFANRGMTFEKMINESNQYYLSRGLAVIHKKPTPIQIVKVDYPRRSRAKIVEAYFRQASTTDYSGVYKGRYIDFEAKETQQKQSMPMKNFHQHQIDHMEAVVQQGGICFVLLHFAKLSETYLLPAPALIHYYNIDHGSKSMPLSYIQEHGFLVDENRLPSVPYLDIIEQKLLGGI, from the coding sequence ATGGTCAACTATCCACATAAAGTAGCCAAAAAAACCTTGGTCTCTACACAAAGGAAACATCCAGTCGACTTTGCGAATCGTGGGATGACATTTGAAAAAATGATCAATGAAAGTAATCAATACTATCTTTCTCGAGGTCTGGCAGTCATCCATAAAAAACCAACACCGATTCAAATCGTGAAAGTAGATTATCCACGTCGCAGTCGGGCAAAGATTGTCGAAGCCTATTTCAGGCAAGCCTCAACGACAGACTATTCTGGAGTATACAAGGGACGCTATATCGATTTTGAAGCTAAGGAAACACAGCAAAAGCAATCCATGCCGATGAAAAATTTTCATCAACATCAGATCGATCATATGGAGGCGGTTGTCCAGCAAGGCGGTATCTGTTTCGTTCTCTTGCATTTTGCAAAGTTGAGTGAAACCTACTTACTACCTGCTCCTGCATTAATTCACTATTACAACATCGATCATGGTAGTAAATCCATGCCCCTCTCCTATATTCAGGAGCACGGCTTTCTAGTAGATGAGAATCGACTTCCGAGCGTTCCTTATCTTGATATTATCGAACAGAAACTTCTAGGCGGTATTTAA
- a CDS encoding DUF1273 domain-containing protein, whose protein sequence is MNTILVAGYKSFDVGVFSNKDPRLTIIKKAIERDLRRLFEEGVKWLVFSGNLGFEAWVLEVAFALKKDYDFQMATIFLFENVGENWNESNQELLARFKQVDFVKYAYPHYSNPGQLKEYNQFLIDNADGAYVFYDPENETNLKYLYKMMVEKEPFYVKQLSFDDLNELAENFYEN, encoded by the coding sequence ATGAATACCATACTTGTTGCAGGTTATAAGAGTTTTGATGTGGGAGTCTTTTCCAATAAAGACCCTCGACTGACCATTATCAAAAAAGCCATTGAAAGAGATCTTCGTCGTCTATTTGAAGAAGGAGTGAAATGGCTGGTCTTTTCTGGTAATTTGGGATTTGAGGCTTGGGTACTAGAGGTCGCCTTTGCATTAAAAAAAGATTACGATTTTCAAATGGCGACGATCTTCCTATTTGAGAATGTTGGCGAAAATTGGAATGAAAGCAATCAGGAATTATTAGCACGCTTCAAACAGGTGGATTTCGTGAAATATGCCTATCCACACTATAGCAATCCGGGTCAACTAAAAGAATACAATCAGTTTTTGATAGATAACGCGGATGGAGCTTATGTTTTTTATGATCCAGAAAATGAAACCAATTTAAAATATCTTTACAAAATGATGGTAGAAAAAGAACCATTTTATGTCAAACAATTAAGTTTTGATGACTTAAATGAACTTGCTGAAAATTTTTACGAAAACTAA
- the gpsB gene encoding cell division regulator GpsB, with amino-acid sequence MASIIFTAKDIFDQDFKREVRGYNKDEVNEFLDDVIKDYETYAALVKELREENARLREELAQKAQETPQTSPIASTATQEYPQVTTATNFDILKRLNRLEKEVFGKQIVDRDY; translated from the coding sequence ATGGCGAGTATTATTTTTACTGCGAAAGATATTTTTGATCAAGATTTCAAACGAGAAGTTCGTGGTTATAATAAAGATGAAGTAAATGAATTTTTGGATGATGTCATAAAAGACTATGAAACCTATGCTGCTTTGGTGAAGGAATTGCGTGAAGAAAACGCACGCCTTCGTGAAGAACTTGCCCAAAAAGCACAGGAAACACCACAAACATCTCCGATTGCTAGCACTGCTACGCAAGAATACCCGCAAGTGACAACAGCGACGAACTTTGATATTCTCAAACGTCTCAATCGTTTGGAAAAAGAAGTTTTTGGGAAACAGATCGTAGATCGCGATTATTAA